A section of the Pseudomonas prosekii genome encodes:
- a CDS encoding heavy metal translocating P-type ATPase encodes MTTPTPCYHCALPSPAGSRFTAVVLGATREFCCPGCQAVAEAIVAGGLDSYYQHRSEASANPESLPVQLVDELALYDRADVQKPFVRHEGELAETTLLMEGISCAACGWLIEKHLRTLPAVAEARLNLSNHRLHVRWADAQLPLSQVLSELRHIGYVAHPYQADRASEQLASENRLALRQLGVAGLLWFQAMMATMATWPEFNIDLSPELHTILRWVALFLTTPIVFYSCAPFFKGAMRDLRTRHLTMDVSVSLAIGSAYLAGIWTSITGVGELYFDAVGMFALFLLAGRYLERRARERTAAATAQLVNLLPASCLRLTADGQSERILLSELRLGDKVLVHPGAILPADGKILDGQSSIDESLLTGEYLPQPRTLGDAVTAGTLNVEGALTVQVLALGHDTRLSAIVRLLDRAQAEKPRLAEIADRAAQWFLLLSLIAAAVIGLLWWELDSSRAFWIVLAMLVATCPCALSLATPTALTAATGTLHKLGLLLTRGHVLEGLNQIDTVIFDKTGTLTEGRLALRSIRPLGPLGSDECLGLAAALENRSEHPIARAFGRAPLAAEEVLSTPGLGLEGRVGEQRLRIGQPGFVCELSGATVPLMPNEAGQWLLLGDSFGPLAWFVLDDRLRADAPALLAACKARGWRTLLLSGDSSPMVASVAAELGIDEARGGLRPDDKLQVLQQLHKEGRKVLMLGDGVNDVPVLAAADISVAMGSATDLAKTSADAVLLSNRLDALVQAFSLARRTRRVIIENLLWAGLYNGLMLPFAALGWITPVWAAVGMSISSLTVVLNALRLTRMPSAPGAGATPETRPLPA; translated from the coding sequence CTACCACTGCGCCCTGCCCTCACCGGCCGGCAGCCGCTTCACCGCTGTCGTCCTCGGTGCAACCCGCGAGTTCTGCTGCCCGGGTTGTCAGGCTGTGGCCGAAGCGATTGTCGCGGGCGGGTTGGACAGTTATTACCAGCATCGCAGCGAAGCCTCGGCCAACCCCGAGTCGCTGCCGGTGCAACTGGTCGATGAACTGGCGCTGTACGACCGCGCCGACGTGCAAAAGCCCTTCGTCCGCCACGAAGGCGAACTCGCCGAAACCACCCTGCTTATGGAAGGCATCAGTTGCGCGGCGTGCGGCTGGCTGATCGAGAAACACCTGCGCACGTTACCGGCCGTGGCCGAGGCGCGACTCAATCTGTCCAACCATCGCTTGCATGTGCGCTGGGCCGACGCGCAATTGCCGCTGAGCCAAGTGCTCAGCGAACTGCGCCACATCGGCTACGTAGCGCATCCTTATCAAGCCGATCGCGCCAGCGAACAACTGGCCAGTGAAAATCGCCTGGCCCTGCGCCAGCTCGGCGTCGCCGGGCTGCTGTGGTTCCAGGCAATGATGGCAACCATGGCCACTTGGCCGGAATTCAACATTGACCTCAGCCCCGAGTTGCACACGATCCTGCGCTGGGTTGCGCTGTTCCTGACCACGCCGATTGTGTTCTACAGCTGCGCGCCATTTTTCAAGGGTGCCATGCGCGACCTGCGCACCCGCCACCTGACCATGGACGTCTCGGTGTCACTGGCAATTGGCAGCGCCTACCTCGCCGGGATCTGGACCTCGATCACCGGGGTTGGCGAGTTGTATTTCGATGCGGTCGGCATGTTCGCGTTGTTTCTGCTGGCCGGGCGCTACCTCGAACGCCGCGCCCGCGAACGCACCGCCGCCGCCACTGCGCAACTGGTCAATCTGTTGCCAGCGTCGTGCCTGCGCTTGACTGCCGACGGCCAAAGCGAACGTATCCTGCTCAGCGAATTGCGCCTCGGCGACAAAGTGCTGGTGCACCCCGGCGCGATTCTTCCGGCCGATGGCAAGATCCTCGACGGCCAGTCGAGCATCGACGAATCGCTGCTCACCGGCGAATACCTGCCGCAACCGCGCACCTTGGGCGATGCGGTTACCGCCGGCACCTTGAACGTCGAAGGCGCGCTGACCGTGCAAGTCCTCGCGCTGGGCCACGACACCCGACTGTCCGCCATCGTCCGCCTGCTCGACCGCGCGCAGGCGGAAAAACCGCGCCTGGCGGAAATCGCCGACCGCGCCGCGCAGTGGTTCTTGCTGTTATCGCTGATTGCCGCCGCCGTCATCGGCTTGCTCTGGTGGGAGCTGGATTCGTCGCGCGCGTTCTGGATTGTGCTGGCGATGCTGGTAGCGACCTGCCCGTGCGCCTTGTCGCTGGCGACGCCGACCGCGCTGACCGCCGCCACCGGCACGTTGCACAAACTCGGTTTGCTGCTGACTCGCGGCCATGTGCTGGAAGGCCTGAACCAGATCGACACGGTGATTTTCGACAAGACCGGCACGCTCACCGAAGGACGCTTGGCGTTGCGCTCGATTCGCCCGCTCGGGCCACTCGGCAGCGATGAGTGCCTGGGCCTCGCCGCCGCCCTGGAAAACCGTTCCGAACACCCGATCGCACGTGCATTCGGTCGTGCGCCGCTGGCCGCCGAAGAGGTGCTGAGCACGCCGGGACTGGGCCTTGAAGGTCGAGTCGGCGAGCAACGTCTGCGCATCGGCCAGCCGGGTTTTGTCTGTGAACTGAGTGGCGCCACGGTGCCGCTGATGCCGAATGAAGCGGGCCAATGGCTGCTGCTCGGCGACAGCTTCGGGCCGCTGGCGTGGTTTGTCCTCGACGACCGTTTGCGCGCCGACGCCCCGGCGCTGCTGGCCGCGTGCAAGGCGCGTGGCTGGCGCACGTTGTTGCTGTCCGGCGACAGTTCGCCGATGGTCGCCAGCGTCGCCGCCGAATTGGGCATCGACGAAGCCCGTGGCGGCTTACGTCCCGACGACAAGTTGCAGGTGCTGCAGCAACTGCATAAAGAAGGTCGCAAGGTGTTGATGCTCGGCGACGGCGTCAATGACGTGCCGGTGCTGGCCGCCGCCGACATCAGCGTGGCGATGGGGTCGGCCACCGATCTGGCGAAAACCAGCGCCGACGCGGTGCTGCTGTCCAATCGTCTTGATGCCTTGGTGCAAGCCTTCAGCCTCGCGCGGCGCACACGTCGGGTAATCATCGAGAACCTGCTGTGGGCCGGGTTGTACAATGGCCTCATGTTGCCGTTCGCCGCCCTCGGCTGGATCACTCCTGTGTGGGCCGCAGTCGGCATGTCGATCAGTTCGTTGACCGTGGTGCTCAATGCCCTGCGCCTGACTCGGATGCCGAGCGCGCCCGGCGCCGGCGCCACGCCTGAAACCCGTCCGCTGCCGGCCTGA
- the ccoS gene encoding cbb3-type cytochrome oxidase assembly protein CcoS produces MPALYVMIPAALLIVAIAVYIFFWAVDSGQYDDLDGPAHSILFDDQDPNHTAAVDEASGHPTKPDDKAPPHA; encoded by the coding sequence ATGCCAGCTCTTTACGTGATGATCCCGGCCGCGCTGCTGATCGTGGCCATCGCCGTGTACATTTTCTTCTGGGCGGTCGACAGCGGCCAGTACGACGACCTCGACGGTCCGGCCCATAGCATCCTGTTCGACGACCAGGACCCGAACCACACCGCCGCCGTCGACGAGGCCAGCGGCCACCCGACAAAACCCGACGACAAGGCGCCACCCCATGCTTGA
- a CDS encoding sulfite exporter TauE/SafE family protein has translation MLELAPLLVSAVILGLLGGGHCLGMCGGLMGALTLAIPKEQRSRRFRLLLAYNLGRILSYATAGLLIGLAGWAVANSPAAMFMRVLAGLLLIAMGLYLAGWWSGLTRIESLGRGLWRHIQPVANKLLPVSSLPRALLLGALWGWLPCGLVYSTLLWAASQGNALDSALLMLAFGLGTWPVLLATGLAAERVTALLRKRSVRMAGGLLVIIFGIWTLPGPHQHWLMGH, from the coding sequence ATGCTTGAACTGGCGCCATTGCTGGTGTCTGCGGTGATCCTCGGCCTGCTCGGCGGCGGCCATTGCCTGGGCATGTGCGGCGGTTTGATGGGCGCGTTGACCCTGGCGATTCCCAAGGAACAACGCAGCCGCCGTTTCCGTTTGCTGCTGGCCTACAACCTCGGACGGATTCTCAGCTACGCCACCGCCGGCCTGCTTATCGGTCTGGCCGGTTGGGCGGTGGCCAACAGCCCGGCGGCGATGTTCATGCGCGTGCTTGCCGGGCTGCTGCTGATCGCCATGGGTTTGTACCTGGCCGGCTGGTGGAGCGGCCTGACCCGCATCGAAAGCCTCGGTCGCGGCTTGTGGCGGCATATTCAGCCGGTTGCGAACAAACTGCTGCCGGTGTCGAGCCTGCCCCGCGCCTTGCTGCTGGGCGCGCTCTGGGGCTGGTTGCCGTGCGGGCTGGTTTACAGCACGTTGCTGTGGGCGGCGAGCCAGGGTAATGCGCTCGACAGTGCGTTGCTGATGTTGGCGTTCGGGCTCGGTACATGGCCGGTGTTACTGGCCACCGGGCTGGCGGCAGAACGGGTGACGGCGCTGCTGCGCAAACGCAGCGTGCGCATGGCGGGCGGGTTGCTGGTGATTATCTTCGGCATCTGGACACTGCCCGGCCCGCATCAGCATTGGTTGATGGGTCACTAA
- the hemN gene encoding oxygen-independent coproporphyrinogen III oxidase: MLDAIRWDTDLIRRYDLSGPRYTSYPTAVQFTSQVGTFDLFHALRDSRKALRPLSLYVHVPFCANICYYCACNKVITKDRGRALPYLQRLEQEIQLIACHLDPAQKVEQLHFGGGTPTFLSHDELRQLMAHLRKHFNLLDDDSGDYGIEIDPREADWSTMGLLRELGFNRVSIGLQDLDPAVQRAVNRLQSLEETRAVIDAARTLQFRSINIDLIYGLPRQTPENFARTVEEVINLQPDRLSVFNYAHLPERFMPQRRINSADLPSPAQKLEMLQNTIEQLTQAGYRYIGMDHFALPDDELAIAQEESTLQRNFQGYTTHGHCDLIGLGVSAISQIGDLYCQNTSDLNLYQNTLASAQLATNRGLLCNADDRLRRAVIQQLICGFNLEFASIEQAFNIDFRGYFSELWPQLQEMANDGLIELDSERISVLPAGRLLVRSVCMVFDAYLEQQNRQRFSRVI, from the coding sequence ATGCTCGACGCCATTCGTTGGGACACTGATCTGATCCGCCGTTACGACCTGTCGGGACCGCGCTATACCTCCTACCCGACCGCCGTTCAATTCACCAGCCAGGTTGGCACATTCGACCTGTTTCATGCCCTGCGCGACAGCCGTAAAGCATTGCGGCCACTGTCGCTGTACGTGCACGTGCCGTTCTGCGCGAACATTTGCTATTACTGCGCCTGCAACAAAGTCATCACCAAGGATCGCGGTCGCGCACTCCCCTACTTGCAGCGGCTGGAGCAGGAAATCCAACTGATCGCCTGCCACCTCGACCCCGCGCAAAAAGTCGAGCAACTGCATTTCGGCGGCGGCACCCCGACCTTCCTCAGCCACGACGAATTGCGTCAGTTGATGGCGCACCTGCGCAAGCATTTCAATTTGCTCGATGACGATTCCGGCGACTACGGCATCGAAATCGACCCGCGCGAGGCAGACTGGTCGACCATGGGCCTGCTGCGTGAACTGGGTTTCAACCGGGTCAGCATCGGCCTGCAAGACCTCGACCCGGCAGTACAGCGCGCGGTCAATCGCCTGCAAAGCCTGGAAGAAACCCGCGCCGTGATCGACGCCGCGCGGACCTTGCAGTTTCGCTCGATCAACATCGACCTGATCTACGGTTTGCCGCGCCAGACCCCGGAAAACTTCGCCCGCACCGTTGAAGAAGTCATTAACCTGCAGCCGGACCGGCTCTCGGTGTTCAACTATGCGCACCTGCCGGAACGCTTCATGCCGCAACGGCGGATCAACAGCGCCGACCTGCCGAGCCCGGCGCAGAAACTCGAAATGCTCCAGAACACCATCGAGCAACTGACCCAGGCCGGCTATCGCTATATCGGCATGGACCACTTCGCCCTGCCCGACGATGAACTGGCGATTGCCCAGGAAGAATCAACCCTGCAACGCAACTTTCAGGGTTACACCACCCACGGCCATTGCGATTTGATCGGCCTCGGCGTTTCGGCGATCAGCCAGATCGGCGACCTCTACTGCCAGAACACCAGCGACCTCAACCTCTACCAGAACACCCTCGCCTCGGCACAACTGGCGACCAATCGCGGCTTGCTGTGCAACGCCGATGACCGTTTGCGCCGGGCGGTGATTCAGCAATTGATCTGCGGCTTCAACCTTGAATTCGCCAGCATCGAACAAGCCTTCAACATCGACTTTCGTGGCTATTTCAGTGAACTCTGGCCGCAATTGCAGGAGATGGCCAACGACGGTTTGATCGAACTCGACAGCGAACGCATCAGCGTGCTGCCCGCCGGGCGCTTGCTGGTGCGCTCGGTGTGCATGGTGTTCGACGCGTACCTGGAACAGCAAAACCGCCAGCGCTTTTCGCGGGTGATTTAG
- the fnr gene encoding fumarate/nitrate reduction transcriptional regulator Fnr, protein MSEPVKLRAHSQAHCKDCSLAPLCLPLSLNLEDMEALDEIVKRGRPLKKGEFLFRQGDTFDSVYAVRSGALKTFSLSDGGEEQLTGFHLPSELVGLSGMDTEKHPVSAQALETTSVCEIPFERLDELALQLPQLRRQLMRVMSREIRDDQQMMLLLSKKTADERIATFLVNLSARFRARGFSANQFRLSMSRNEIGNYLGLAVETVSRVFTRFQQNQLIAAEGKEIHILDPIQLCALAGGSLD, encoded by the coding sequence ATGTCCGAGCCAGTCAAACTGCGCGCTCACAGCCAGGCCCATTGCAAGGATTGCAGCCTGGCCCCTCTCTGCCTGCCACTTTCTTTGAATCTGGAAGACATGGAAGCGCTGGACGAGATCGTTAAACGCGGTCGCCCGTTGAAAAAAGGCGAATTCCTGTTTCGCCAGGGCGACACGTTCGATTCCGTTTATGCAGTTCGCTCCGGCGCCCTGAAGACTTTCAGCCTCAGCGATGGCGGCGAAGAACAACTCACCGGTTTCCACCTGCCGAGCGAGCTGGTCGGCTTGTCGGGTATGGACACGGAAAAGCATCCCGTATCAGCGCAGGCACTGGAAACCACCTCGGTTTGCGAAATCCCGTTTGAACGCCTCGACGAACTGGCGCTGCAATTGCCGCAACTGCGCCGCCAGTTGATGCGCGTGATGAGCCGCGAGATTCGTGACGATCAGCAAATGATGTTGCTGCTGTCAAAGAAAACCGCCGACGAGCGCATCGCCACGTTCCTCGTCAACCTGTCTGCACGCTTTCGCGCGCGCGGGTTCTCGGCCAACCAGTTCCGCTTGAGCATGTCGCGCAACGAAATCGGCAATTACCTGGGCCTGGCAGTGGAAACCGTGTCGCGGGTGTTCACCCGTTTCCAGCAAAACCAGCTGATCGCCGCCGAGGGCAAGGAAATTCATATCCTCGACCCGATCCAGCTGTGCGCCCTGGCCGGCGGCTCTCTGGACTGA
- a CDS encoding adenine phosphoribosyltransferase has protein sequence MVFDSFDIKSLIRPVIDFPKPGVIFRDITPLFQSPTALRLVMDSFAHRYVEADFTHIGAMDARGFLIGSVLAYQLNKPLVLFRKQGKLPADVLAEGYATEYGEAFLEVHADSLCEGDSVVMFDDLIATGGTLIAAANLIRRMGARIHEAAAIIDLPELGGSQRLEDMGIPTFCLTQFALSEQ, from the coding sequence ATGGTCTTCGACTCCTTCGACATCAAATCCCTGATCCGCCCCGTGATCGATTTCCCCAAGCCGGGCGTAATCTTTCGTGACATCACCCCACTGTTTCAATCGCCAACGGCCCTGCGCCTGGTGATGGACAGCTTCGCCCACCGCTACGTCGAGGCCGACTTCACGCACATTGGTGCGATGGACGCGCGTGGCTTCTTGATCGGTTCGGTGCTGGCGTATCAGTTGAACAAGCCGCTGGTGCTGTTCCGCAAGCAGGGCAAACTGCCGGCGGACGTGTTGGCCGAGGGCTACGCCACCGAGTACGGCGAGGCTTTTCTGGAAGTGCACGCCGACAGCTTGTGCGAAGGCGATTCGGTGGTGATGTTTGATGATTTGATCGCCACCGGCGGCACGCTGATCGCAGCGGCCAACCTGATTCGGCGCATGGGCGCGCGGATTCACGAAGCGGCGGCAATTATCGATTTGCCGGAGCTGGGTGGGTCGCAGCGACTGGAAGACATGGGCATTCCGACGTTCTGCCTGACGCAGTTTGCGTTGAGCGAGCAATAA
- a CDS encoding acyl-CoA dehydrogenase family protein produces the protein MPAFQEYFDPSHQLVRDSVRRFVEREILPDIDQWEEAESFPRELYLKAGAAGILGIGYPEALGGSHEGDVFAKVAASEELMRCGSGGLVAGLGSLDIGLPPILKWARPEVRDRVVPQVLSGEKISALAITEPSGGSDVANLQTRAVRDGDVYRVNGSKTFITSGIRADFYTVAVRTGAPGFGGISLLMIEKGTPGFTVGRQLKKMGWWASDTAELFFDNCPVPAGNLIGAENMGFACIMGNFQSERLALALMANMTAQLALEQSLKWAREREAFGKPIGKFQVLKHRLAEMATALEVSREFTYRQAAKMAAGQSVIKEISMAKNFATDTADRITNDAVQILGGMGYMRESLVERLYRDNRILSIGGGTREVMNEIISKQMGL, from the coding sequence ATGCCTGCCTTTCAGGAATACTTCGATCCCAGCCACCAATTGGTTCGCGACAGCGTCAGGCGTTTCGTCGAGCGCGAGATTTTGCCGGACATTGATCAGTGGGAAGAGGCCGAAAGCTTTCCCCGCGAGCTCTACCTCAAGGCAGGTGCAGCGGGGATTCTCGGCATCGGTTATCCCGAAGCGCTGGGCGGCAGCCATGAAGGTGACGTGTTCGCCAAAGTCGCGGCCAGCGAAGAACTGATGCGCTGCGGGTCCGGTGGTCTGGTCGCCGGGCTCGGTTCGCTGGACATCGGTCTGCCGCCGATTCTCAAATGGGCGCGGCCCGAGGTGCGCGACCGGGTGGTGCCGCAAGTGCTGTCCGGCGAGAAGATCAGCGCGCTGGCGATTACCGAGCCCAGCGGCGGCTCCGACGTGGCCAATCTGCAAACCCGCGCCGTGCGCGATGGCGACGTCTATCGGGTCAATGGCAGCAAAACCTTTATCACCAGCGGTATCCGCGCGGACTTCTACACAGTCGCGGTGCGCACTGGCGCGCCGGGTTTCGGCGGCATCAGTTTGCTGATGATCGAGAAGGGCACCCCCGGTTTCACGGTCGGGCGGCAATTGAAGAAAATGGGTTGGTGGGCGTCGGACACCGCCGAATTGTTCTTCGATAACTGTCCGGTGCCGGCAGGCAACCTGATCGGCGCCGAGAACATGGGCTTCGCCTGCATCATGGGCAACTTCCAGAGCGAACGCCTGGCGCTGGCGCTGATGGCCAACATGACCGCGCAACTGGCGTTGGAACAGAGCCTGAAATGGGCGCGCGAGCGTGAAGCGTTTGGCAAACCGATCGGCAAGTTTCAGGTGCTCAAACACCGCTTGGCGGAAATGGCCACGGCGCTGGAAGTGTCACGCGAGTTCACCTATCGCCAGGCTGCGAAAATGGCGGCGGGGCAGAGCGTGATCAAAGAGATTTCCATGGCGAAGAATTTTGCCACCGACACCGCGGATCGCATCACTAACGATGCGGTGCAAATTCTGGGTGGCATGGGTTACATGCGCGAAAGCCTGGTGGAGCGGCTGTATCGGGATAACCGGATTCTGTCGATTGGCGGCGGGACGCGGGAAGTGATGAACGAAATCATCAGCAAGCAGATGGGGCTTTGA
- the recR gene encoding recombination mediator RecR codes for MSFSPLIRQLIDALRTLPGVGQKTAQRMALQLLERDRSGGSRLAQALSQAMEGVGHCRLCRTLTEDDLCPQCADNRRDDTLLCVVEGPMDVYAVEQTGFRGRYFVLKGHLSPLDGLGPEAIGIPQLLARIAEAGTFTEVILATNPTVEGEATAHYIAQLLNNKGLIASRIAHGVPLGGELELVDGGTLAHSFAGRKPIAL; via the coding sequence ATGAGCTTCAGCCCTCTGATTCGCCAACTGATCGATGCCCTGCGAACGCTGCCGGGCGTCGGCCAGAAAACCGCCCAGCGCATGGCGTTGCAACTGCTCGAGCGCGATCGCAGCGGCGGTTCGCGACTGGCCCAGGCATTGAGCCAAGCGATGGAAGGGGTCGGCCACTGCCGTTTGTGCCGCACGCTGACCGAAGACGACCTCTGCCCGCAATGCGCCGACAACCGTCGCGACGACACCTTGCTGTGCGTGGTTGAAGGGCCGATGGATGTCTACGCCGTCGAGCAGACCGGTTTCCGCGGTCGTTACTTTGTGCTCAAGGGCCATTTGTCGCCACTCGACGGGCTCGGCCCGGAAGCCATCGGCATTCCGCAATTGCTCGCGCGAATCGCCGAGGCGGGGACGTTTACCGAGGTCATTCTCGCGACCAACCCGACAGTCGAAGGTGAAGCGACCGCGCATTACATCGCCCAGTTGTTGAATAACAAAGGCTTGATCGCCTCGCGTATCGCCCATGGCGTGCCGTTGGGCGGGGAGCTGGAGTTGGTCGACGGCGGGACGTTGGCGCATTCGTTTGCCGGGCGTAAGCCGATCGCTTTGTAG
- a CDS encoding NADP-dependent oxidoreductase, whose amino-acid sequence MPQALTLNQRIVLVSRPVGAPTPENFRLERVALPDLAEGEVLLKTLYLSLDPYMRGRMSDAPSYAAPVEIDEVMTGGAVSRVEHSRNPKFHEGDLVVGATGWQSHSISDGRNIIPIPSGLPSPSMALGVLGMPGMTAYMGLMDIGQPQSGETLVVAAASGAVGSVVGQVAKIKGLRVVGVAGGAEKCRYVVEELGFDACIDHKSDNFASELAAACPQGVDIYFENVGGKVFDAIVPLLNAKARVPLCGLIAGYNAHETPSGPDRLPQLQRTLLTKRARIQGFIVFDDYGDRQPEFVSAMAPWVRDGKVKFREDIVDGLEQAPEAFIGLLEGRNFGKLVVRVAQD is encoded by the coding sequence ATGCCGCAAGCATTGACCCTCAACCAACGTATCGTCCTGGTGTCCCGCCCGGTGGGCGCGCCGACTCCGGAGAATTTTCGCCTGGAGCGCGTCGCGCTGCCGGATCTGGCGGAAGGCGAGGTGTTGCTCAAGACCCTTTACCTGTCGCTCGACCCCTACATGCGCGGGCGCATGAGTGACGCGCCGTCCTACGCCGCGCCGGTGGAAATCGACGAAGTGATGACCGGCGGCGCCGTCAGCCGTGTCGAGCATTCGCGCAATCCGAAGTTTCACGAAGGTGATCTCGTGGTCGGCGCCACCGGTTGGCAGAGCCACAGCATCAGTGACGGCCGCAACATCATTCCAATCCCGTCCGGGCTGCCGAGCCCGTCGATGGCATTGGGCGTGTTAGGCATGCCGGGCATGACCGCGTACATGGGCCTGATGGACATCGGTCAACCGCAATCCGGCGAAACGCTGGTGGTCGCCGCTGCTTCCGGAGCAGTCGGTTCGGTGGTCGGCCAAGTGGCGAAGATCAAAGGCCTGCGCGTGGTTGGCGTGGCTGGCGGCGCCGAAAAGTGCCGTTATGTGGTCGAGGAATTGGGCTTCGACGCCTGCATCGACCACAAGAGCGACAACTTCGCCAGTGAACTGGCAGCGGCCTGCCCGCAAGGCGTCGACATCTATTTCGAAAATGTCGGCGGCAAGGTCTTCGATGCCATCGTGCCGTTGCTGAATGCCAAGGCGCGGGTGCCGCTGTGTGGCCTGATCGCCGGTTACAACGCGCACGAAACGCCGAGCGGCCCGGATCGTCTGCCGCAACTGCAGCGCACCTTGCTGACCAAACGCGCACGCATTCAGGGCTTTATCGTGTTCGACGACTATGGCGATCGTCAGCCGGAATTCGTCAGCGCCATGGCGCCGTGGGTGCGCGACGGCAAGGTCAAGTTCCGCGAAGACATCGTCGATGGCCTGGAGCAGGCGCCCGAAGCATTCATCGGTCTGCTGGAAGGACGCAACTTCGGCAAACTGGTGGTGCGGGTCGCCCAGGACTGA
- a CDS encoding YbaB/EbfC family nucleoid-associated protein, with the protein MMKGGMAGLMKQAQQMQEKMAKMQEELANAEVTGKAGGDMVTVLMTGRHDVKRVTIDPSMVEGLSEDDREMLEAVFAAAVNDAVRKIEANSQDKMSGVTAGMQLPPGMKMPF; encoded by the coding sequence ATGATGAAAGGTGGCATGGCCGGCCTGATGAAGCAGGCGCAGCAGATGCAGGAAAAAATGGCCAAGATGCAGGAAGAACTGGCCAACGCCGAAGTCACCGGTAAGGCTGGTGGCGATATGGTCACCGTGCTGATGACCGGTCGTCACGACGTCAAGCGCGTGACCATCGACCCAAGCATGGTCGAAGGCCTGAGCGAAGACGACCGCGAGATGCTCGAAGCGGTATTCGCCGCCGCCGTCAACGACGCCGTGCGCAAGATCGAAGCCAACAGCCAGGACAAAATGTCCGGCGTGACCGCTGGCATGCAACTGCCGCCGGGAATGAAAATGCCATTCTGA